The genomic DNA ATTGTTTGCCGGTACGGACGAAAGTCCCGGTGAAAAAGTCCTTTACGACGGAAGGAGCTTCAAAGTTTACCGTGGTATGGGCTCTCTGGATGCCATGAAAAAGGGGAGCGGTGACCGCTATTTCCAGGATTCCGAAACCGAGATCAGCAAGCTTGTCCCGGAGGGGGTGGAAGGAATGGTTCCATACAAAGGTCCATTGTCTGACACTGTATTCCAGCTTACAGGCGGACTGAAAGCCTCGATGGGATATGCCGGTGCAGCCACCATTTCAGACCTTAAGGATAAATCTAGGTTTGTGAAAATCACCGCGGCTTCATTGAAAGAGAGCCATCCTCATGACATTATTGTCACAAAGGAAGCTCCAAACTACCAAAAGATATGATAAACAGATATCTCGACAACAGATTCTCTTTTCTGCTTAACTACAAGCGGGATAATATGCTCGATTGCATTATCCTCGCCAATCCTTCAAATATCCGCTACTTTTCCGATTTTGTTTCCAGCAATGCCTGCCTCCTTGCCATCGGTGACGAAATTATGATTATTACCGATCCGAGATACCGGCTTGAACTCGAAGAGGTGGATGGAAGAATAGTAAGAAAAGTTGTAAGTGATCCGCAGGAGATTCTTAAAAATTTCTTCCCCCACAGACCGGTGGCTGTCGGCGCGGACTCTGATCTTGCGGCTTCGCAAATCGGCAGGAGTCTGCTGCGAGGTAAATCCCGACCAGTCAACATTTCGAATGCCATAGACGAGTTTATTTCGATAGCGGATGATGAGACTTTGTCACGCTTTGAATATGCGAATAAAGTCACTAAAAGGATTGAGCAAAATATCCCTGATCTTTTAATCCCCGGAATGAGGGAGTTTGAGCTTCGGGCGACAATCAGTTACTTTATCCATCTTTCGGGATGTGAGGAGGCATTCACACCAGTTGTCTCTTTTGGTGAGAATACTGCCAAAATTCACACAGAACCATCGGACAGGCAACTTGAAAAGGATTCACCCGTTTTAATTGATTTCGGTGTGAAATACAAAGGTGTATCCACCGACATTACCCGCTCATTCTGGTATGGGAAAAACCCGACCGAAGAGTACAAAAAAGTAATGAAAATTGTTAAAAAATCGGTAAAAATTGCTGAAAAACTGTGCAAACCAGGGAAAGATACTTCCAAAGCTTATATCGCTGCAAAAGAGTATCTGGAATCAAAGCATGATAATCCGGAAGAATGTTTGCCACACTCTCTTGGACACGGACTCGGTTATGAGGTACATCAGACTCCAAGAATCTCTTCAGCGAAAGGGACTAAATTTAAGACCGGACA from Bacteroidota bacterium includes the following:
- a CDS encoding aminopeptidase P family protein; its protein translation is MINRYLDNRFSFLLNYKRDNMLDCIILANPSNIRYFSDFVSSNACLLAIGDEIMIITDPRYRLELEEVDGRIVRKVVSDPQEILKNFFPHRPVAVGADSDLAASQIGRSLLRGKSRPVNISNAIDEFISIADDETLSRFEYANKVTKRIEQNIPDLLIPGMREFELRATISYFIHLSGCEEAFTPVVSFGENTAKIHTEPSDRQLEKDSPVLIDFGVKYKGVSTDITRSFWYGKNPTEEYKKVMKIVKKSVKIAEKLCKPGKDTSKAYIAAKEYLESKHDNPEECLPHSLGHGLGYEVHQTPRISSAKGTKFKTGQIITIEPGIYIPGKFGIRIENDWLITEDGPKLLTK